The Nostoc sp. 'Lobaria pulmonaria (5183) cyanobiont' DNA window CAGTAATTTCATCTCGCAGTCGCAGTACTAAAAGTTGGTGATTAGTCGATCTGGGTAAGCCTTGGCTTTTCTCTGGTGCCCAATCAAATATTTGACCAACGTTGTGTTTTTCGTCTTGACGTGCTAAAGGAAAAATAATTTCAGGTGCAACAGTTTTGTCTTTACTAGTAATTTCCGAGATAATTGCTTCTTTCCATTCGTTAGGGTCGCATCCTAATAATAATTTGTAAAATAGATCGGCATCTTCAAAACCAAATTTTTCTTCGATTTCTTGTTCCATTTCTGGGTGGAAAAATGCCTGCAATTGTTCGCGTTCTGGGGCGATATAATTTGATAATTGGTTCAATAAATCTACTACTGCTTGCTGAATGCGATCGCGGGCAAAATCTTCTACTTCTTTAACGGTTTTCTCAAATACTGGATAAAAATCATCACTCTTAGTTGGAAGGGAAGTATTTACGCGGTTTCCTCGATCGAATAATTTTCCAGCTGCACCTTTAGATTCTGCCAGAGCGATCGCTCCATTATTGGCTTTGTTGAAGAGTAAAGTCCACTGGTTCCAATTAAGGATTCTAAAGGTGAGTTCGTCTTTAACTACATCGCTGACAACAACACCGCGTCGGTCTTTGAGTGGTTCTTTCCCGATATCTTTTTGAAAATTTCTGTAGATTTTATCTAAGCTTTCGACCACAAAACGCAATTCGATAAAAGCGGGACTATCGCCTGTGGGGATACCTTGCTCGTGAATTTCATCTATAATGTCTTTTAAGTGATCTTGTTGCTGACTCACCACATCAGCAGCTCTTTTGGTATCTTCATGCAGTTGCTTCAAACCATGAGTAGCTACGTGAGTTTGAATCACTTCCCGCAGCTTACTAAGTCCCCCATCTTGAACAAAGTAACCCAACTGTCTGCCCAAATAGCTACGGGTATCAGATTCTAGCAGATGTTTACTTAATAGCTCCCATTTATCTTGTAGCCGTTTAGACCGATCTAGGTAATCAGGATAGTCTAAGTTAGCCAAAAACTCTGGTGAACCGGCTTTCACGCTACTAGAACGTTTTGCTAATTCAGCCAATCCCAACAGTGGCGACAGTAAAACGATGCGGTCTTTTTGGGTTGTAAACGCTTGTGCACCATCAATGGTAGTTTGCAGAACTTTGAGTTTTTGAAGAACCGTTTCTTCCTGCAAATATGAGCTATCTTCAATCAATTGGTCAAGTTCTCTTTCGCCACCCTCGCTATCTAGAGGTAGTTGATCGAAACGACCCACACCGACGAGAATTAAATCTTTCAGGTCTTGTCCCGGTCGCTGCTGCTGC harbors:
- a CDS encoding proteasome protein, with the translated sequence MEPDKLGRFKEYGEFILRKIDSVPHYPSKQEDWVPASLDDCLLRLRSAAQKTVDLATSPVKIGVMGEFSSGKTLLLGSLIGYADALPVSENPTTGNVTAIHILPQNEFVTTQLSNFTVNYLSHEGVHECLRFMLGEANKRTTAAGLPPIPVSKLNSGTDIISWCEEAWNSSNNLELRYLLRELVLFLRAYQAYGEVMCGGHYQIDATTAREGLQLVEQPMAIQTLKFEDLPPAHIRLPSPPQRLPTKLLQNSFPLIRRVDIDVKISREIWDFADAAKFILIDFPGLGAANSGARDTFLSLQELAEVQTILVLLNGKSPGSDRANKIFTMMQQQRPGQDLKDLILVGVGRFDQLPLDSEGGERELDQLIEDSSYLQEETVLQKLKVLQTTIDGAQAFTTQKDRIVLLSPLLGLAELAKRSSSVKAGSPEFLANLDYPDYLDRSKRLQDKWELLSKHLLESDTRSYLGRQLGYFVQDGGLSKLREVIQTHVATHGLKQLHEDTKRAADVVSQQQDHLKDIIDEIHEQGIPTGDSPAFIELRFVVESLDKIYRNFQKDIGKEPLKDRRGVVVSDVVKDELTFRILNWNQWTLLFNKANNGAIALAESKGAAGKLFDRGNRVNTSLPTKSDDFYPVFEKTVKEVEDFARDRIQQAVVDLLNQLSNYIAPEREQLQAFFHPEMEQEIEEKFGFEDADLFYKLLLGCDPNEWKEAIISEITSKDKTVAPEIIFPLARQDEKHNVGQIFDWAPEKSQGLPRSTNHQLLVLRLRDEITASASLHLVQYVSEVNQQINSELKGILDQIIPSLQNLSKKETLLRYLAAGELPSEIQIPTWLQIISEIAAVSHSDDFDLR